From a region of the Chrysemys picta bellii isolate R12L10 chromosome 7, ASM1138683v2, whole genome shotgun sequence genome:
- the KCTD6 gene encoding BTB/POZ domain-containing protein KCTD6: MDNGDWGYMMTDPVTINVGGHLYTTSLTTLTRYPDSMLGAMFGGDFPTARDSQGNYFIDRDGPLFRYVLNFLRTSELTLPLDFKEFDLLRKEADFYQIEPLIQCLNDPKPLYPVDTFEEVVELSSTRKLSKYSNPVAVIITQLTITTKVHSLLEGISNHFTKWNKHMMDTRDCQVSFTFGPCDYHQEVSLRVHLMEYITKQGFTIRNTRVHHMSERANENTVEHNWTFCRLARKTDD, from the exons ATGGATAATGGAGACTGGGGATATATG atGACTGATCCAGTCACAATAAATGTGGGTGGACACTTGTATACAACATCCCTCACCACTCTAACAAGATATCCCGATTCAATGCTTGGGGCCATGTTCGGGGGAGacttccccactgccagggaCTCTCAGGGCAATTACTTCATTGACCGAGATGGACCACTTTTCCGGTATGTTCTTAACTTTTTAAGGACTTCAGAGTTGACTTTGCCACTGGACTTCAAGGAATTTGACTTGCTTCGAAAAGAAGCAGATTTTTATCAAATTGAACCCCTAATCCAATGTCTTAATGACCCCAAGCCTTTGTATCCTGTGGATACCTTTGAGGAAGTAGTGGAGTTGTCCAGCACACGGAAACTTTCCAAATATTCCAATCCAGTGGCAGTAATCATAACGCAGTTAACCATCACAACTAAGGTCCATTCATTACTGGAAGGCATTTCAAACCATTTTACCAAGTGGAATAAGCACATGATGGACACAAGAGACTGCCAAGTTTCCTTTACTTTTGGGCCATGTGATTACCACCAGGAAGTTTCCCTCAGAGTCCATCTGATGGAGTACATTACAAAACAAGGTTTCACTATCAGAAACACAAGAGTTCACCATATGAGCGAGCGGGCCAATGAAAATACAGTGGAGCACAACTGGACTTTCTGTAGACTGGCACGGAAAACGGATGACTGA
- the ACOX2 gene encoding peroxisomal acyl-coenzyme A oxidase 2 isoform X1 encodes MAAQGKGFQQSQMAQWNRSGYFRSPGSRDVNPDLEAERQTASFSVERLTAILDGGADNTRTRRAVEAVIYSDPGFSRENQYFQSQNERYETAVRKAVYLKEKMHQMGWTEDGPEVKYCYRALGGDLAFNIHRVFKSSILALGTDEQIAKWIPLADKYHIIGTYAQTELGHGTFLRGLETTAIFDISTQEFTLNTPKISAMKWWPGDLGRSATHAVVFAQLYIKGKCYGLHAFILQIRSLRDHSPAPGVIVGDIGPKMNFEHIDNGYLMLQNINIPRENMLSRFSQVLPDGTYMKQGSDKINYLTMIITRVQILWTEVIPMLLKACTIAIRYSVVRRQSKLNPGDPEAKILDYQTQQQKLVPLLATAYAFHFMNGYVNEFYNKGYTEIKQENFDSLPELHALTSGLKAIITEYCTAGAEVCLRACGGHGYSALSGLPFLYTKLAASCTYEGENTVLFLQTARFLVKCLAAVHSGQPIPPSAAYLYSVDSGKCQAWTKMDFLRPDIYGEAYRHRATRLLGNAATKLQALVQSGAEQHEAWNQCTVQLVQAAKAHCHYIVVKNFIDTVEKLRNEAEIQKIVKHLCDLFALHGIFSNTGDFLHAGYISGDQMDMVTASYLDLLAVIRNDAVPLVDAFDFTDESLNSALGSYDGHVYQRLYEWAQKSPTNQQVSQAYARYLKPLFQSALSKL; translated from the exons ATGGCTGCCCAGGGGAAG GGCTTCCAGCAATCTCAGATGGCCCAGTGGAACAGGAGTGGCTATTTCAGGAGCCCTGGTAGCAGAGATGTGAATCCCGATCTTGAAGCTGAAAGGCAGACTGCCTCCTTCAGCGTGGAGAGGCTCACTGCCATATTGGATGGAGGTGCTGACAACACCAGGACACGGAGGGCAGTGG AGGCAGTTATCTACAGCGACCCTGGCTTTAGCAGAGAAAACCAATACTTCCAGAGCCAGAATGAGAGGTATGAAACAGCAGTCAGAAAAGCTGTGTACCTCAAGGAGAAGATGCATCAAATGGGATGGACTGAAGACGGGCCTGAAGTTAAGTACTGCTACAG GGCACTTGGCGGAGACCTAGCATTTAACATCCACCGAGTCTTTAAGAGCAGTATCTTGGCCCTGGGAACAGATGAACAGATTGCCAAGTGGATCCCACTTGCTGACAAATATCACATTATAGGAACCTATGCTCAGACTGAATTGGGACATG GGACATTTCTTCGGGGTTTGGAGACAACAGCGATTTTTGACATTTCCACTCAGGAATTTACACTGAATACACCAAAGATCTCTGCAATGAAGTGGTGGCCTGGAGACT TGGGCAGATCAGCAACCCACGCTGTGGTTTTTGCCCAGTTGTATATTAAAGGAAAGTGCTACGGTTTGCATGCCTTCATCCTGCAGATCCGCAGCCTTCGTGACCATTCACCTGCACCAG GGGTTATTGTGGGAGACATCGGTCCCAAAATGAATTTTGAACACATTGACAATGGTTATCTTATGCTGCAGAACATTAATATTCCTAGAGAAAACATGCTAAGCAGATTCTCTCAG GTTCTACCAGATGGCACCTACATGAAACAAGGGTCCGATAAGATTAATTACTTGACCATGATCATAACACGTGTTCAGATTCTTTGGACTGAAGTTATACCCATGCTGTTGAAGGCCTGCACCATCGCCATCAGATATTCGGTGGTTCGCCGGCAGTCCAAGTTGAACCCGGG TGACCCAGAGGCAAAAATTCTAGACTACCAGActcagcaacagaagttagtACCTCTGCTAGCAACAGCCTATGCCTTTCATTTCATGAACGGCTACGTGAACGAGTTCTACAACAAAGGATACACAGAGATCAAACAGGAGAATTTTGATTCACTACCTGAG CTTCATGCGCTTACTTCAGGCCTTAAAGCCATAATTACAGAGTACTGCACGGCCGGAGCGGAGGTCTGTCTCAGGGCCTGTGGAGGACATGGTTACTCTGCACTGAGTGGACTCCCTTTTTTGTATACTAAACTAGCAGCTTCTTGTACTTACGAAGGGGAAAACACAGTTCTGTTCCTGCAGACTGCCAG GTTTCTGGTAAAGTGCCTTGCAGCAGTTCACTCCGGCCAGCCCATCCCTCCATCGGCTGCCTATTTGTATTCAGTGGACTCTGGAAAGTGTCAGGCATGGACCAAGATGGACTTTCTCAGACCAGACATTTACGGAGAGGCCTATCGGCACAGAGCAACCAG ACTCCTCGGAAATGCCGCAACCAAACTACAGGCTTTGGTTCAGTCAGGAGCCGAGCAGCACGAGGCATGGAACCAGTGCACAGTACAGCTTGTACAGGCTGCGAAG GCTCACTGCCACTACATCGTTGTGAAAAACTTCATAGACACAGTGGAGAAACTTAGAAATGAGGCTGAAATCCAGAAGATTGTGAAACATCTTTGTGACCTTTTTGCATTACATGGTATCTTCTCAAACACGGGAGATTTCCTGCATGCTGGGTACATATCTGGGGACCAAATGGACATGGTGACTGCATCCTACTTGGATCTACTCGCTGTCATTCG GAACGATGCAGTGCCACTAGTGGATGCTTTCGACTTCACCGATGAAAGTTTAAATTCTGCGCTTGGCAGTTACGACGGACACGTCTACCAACGGCTTTATGAGTGGGCTCAAAAGTCACCAACCAACCAACAG GTGAGCCAGGCCTATGCAAGGTACCTGAAACCACTTTTTCAGAGTGCTCTGTCAAAACTATAA
- the ACOX2 gene encoding peroxisomal acyl-coenzyme A oxidase 2 isoform X3, which translates to MEVLTTPGHGGQWRQLSTATLALAEKTNTSRARMRGMKQQSEKLCTSRRRCIKWDGLKTGLKLSTATGTFLRGLETTAIFDISTQEFTLNTPKISAMKWWPGDLGRSATHAVVFAQLYIKGKCYGLHAFILQIRSLRDHSPAPGVIVGDIGPKMNFEHIDNGYLMLQNINIPRENMLSRFSQVLPDGTYMKQGSDKINYLTMIITRVQILWTEVIPMLLKACTIAIRYSVVRRQSKLNPGDPEAKILDYQTQQQKLVPLLATAYAFHFMNGYVNEFYNKGYTEIKQENFDSLPELHALTSGLKAIITEYCTAGAEVCLRACGGHGYSALSGLPFLYTKLAASCTYEGENTVLFLQTARFLVKCLAAVHSGQPIPPSAAYLYSVDSGKCQAWTKMDFLRPDIYGEAYRHRATRLLGNAATKLQALVQSGAEQHEAWNQCTVQLVQAAKAHCHYIVVKNFIDTVEKLRNEAEIQKIVKHLCDLFALHGIFSNTGDFLHAGYISGDQMDMVTASYLDLLAVIRNDAVPLVDAFDFTDESLNSALGSYDGHVYQRLYEWAQKSPTNQQVSQAYARYLKPLFQSALSKL; encoded by the exons ATGGAGGTGCTGACAACACCAGGACACGGAGGGCAGTGG AGGCAGTTATCTACAGCGACCCTGGCTTTAGCAGAGAAAACCAATACTTCCAGAGCCAGAATGAGAGGTATGAAACAGCAGTCAGAAAAGCTGTGTACCTCAAGGAGAAGATGCATCAAATGGGATGGACTGAAGACGGGCCTGAAGTTAAGTACTGCTACAG GGACATTTCTTCGGGGTTTGGAGACAACAGCGATTTTTGACATTTCCACTCAGGAATTTACACTGAATACACCAAAGATCTCTGCAATGAAGTGGTGGCCTGGAGACT TGGGCAGATCAGCAACCCACGCTGTGGTTTTTGCCCAGTTGTATATTAAAGGAAAGTGCTACGGTTTGCATGCCTTCATCCTGCAGATCCGCAGCCTTCGTGACCATTCACCTGCACCAG GGGTTATTGTGGGAGACATCGGTCCCAAAATGAATTTTGAACACATTGACAATGGTTATCTTATGCTGCAGAACATTAATATTCCTAGAGAAAACATGCTAAGCAGATTCTCTCAG GTTCTACCAGATGGCACCTACATGAAACAAGGGTCCGATAAGATTAATTACTTGACCATGATCATAACACGTGTTCAGATTCTTTGGACTGAAGTTATACCCATGCTGTTGAAGGCCTGCACCATCGCCATCAGATATTCGGTGGTTCGCCGGCAGTCCAAGTTGAACCCGGG TGACCCAGAGGCAAAAATTCTAGACTACCAGActcagcaacagaagttagtACCTCTGCTAGCAACAGCCTATGCCTTTCATTTCATGAACGGCTACGTGAACGAGTTCTACAACAAAGGATACACAGAGATCAAACAGGAGAATTTTGATTCACTACCTGAG CTTCATGCGCTTACTTCAGGCCTTAAAGCCATAATTACAGAGTACTGCACGGCCGGAGCGGAGGTCTGTCTCAGGGCCTGTGGAGGACATGGTTACTCTGCACTGAGTGGACTCCCTTTTTTGTATACTAAACTAGCAGCTTCTTGTACTTACGAAGGGGAAAACACAGTTCTGTTCCTGCAGACTGCCAG GTTTCTGGTAAAGTGCCTTGCAGCAGTTCACTCCGGCCAGCCCATCCCTCCATCGGCTGCCTATTTGTATTCAGTGGACTCTGGAAAGTGTCAGGCATGGACCAAGATGGACTTTCTCAGACCAGACATTTACGGAGAGGCCTATCGGCACAGAGCAACCAG ACTCCTCGGAAATGCCGCAACCAAACTACAGGCTTTGGTTCAGTCAGGAGCCGAGCAGCACGAGGCATGGAACCAGTGCACAGTACAGCTTGTACAGGCTGCGAAG GCTCACTGCCACTACATCGTTGTGAAAAACTTCATAGACACAGTGGAGAAACTTAGAAATGAGGCTGAAATCCAGAAGATTGTGAAACATCTTTGTGACCTTTTTGCATTACATGGTATCTTCTCAAACACGGGAGATTTCCTGCATGCTGGGTACATATCTGGGGACCAAATGGACATGGTGACTGCATCCTACTTGGATCTACTCGCTGTCATTCG GAACGATGCAGTGCCACTAGTGGATGCTTTCGACTTCACCGATGAAAGTTTAAATTCTGCGCTTGGCAGTTACGACGGACACGTCTACCAACGGCTTTATGAGTGGGCTCAAAAGTCACCAACCAACCAACAG GTGAGCCAGGCCTATGCAAGGTACCTGAAACCACTTTTTCAGAGTGCTCTGTCAAAACTATAA
- the ACOX2 gene encoding peroxisomal acyl-coenzyme A oxidase 2 isoform X2 translates to MAQWNRSGYFRSPGSRDVNPDLEAERQTASFSVERLTAILDGGADNTRTRRAVEAVIYSDPGFSRENQYFQSQNERYETAVRKAVYLKEKMHQMGWTEDGPEVKYCYRALGGDLAFNIHRVFKSSILALGTDEQIAKWIPLADKYHIIGTYAQTELGHGTFLRGLETTAIFDISTQEFTLNTPKISAMKWWPGDLGRSATHAVVFAQLYIKGKCYGLHAFILQIRSLRDHSPAPGVIVGDIGPKMNFEHIDNGYLMLQNINIPRENMLSRFSQVLPDGTYMKQGSDKINYLTMIITRVQILWTEVIPMLLKACTIAIRYSVVRRQSKLNPGDPEAKILDYQTQQQKLVPLLATAYAFHFMNGYVNEFYNKGYTEIKQENFDSLPELHALTSGLKAIITEYCTAGAEVCLRACGGHGYSALSGLPFLYTKLAASCTYEGENTVLFLQTARFLVKCLAAVHSGQPIPPSAAYLYSVDSGKCQAWTKMDFLRPDIYGEAYRHRATRLLGNAATKLQALVQSGAEQHEAWNQCTVQLVQAAKAHCHYIVVKNFIDTVEKLRNEAEIQKIVKHLCDLFALHGIFSNTGDFLHAGYISGDQMDMVTASYLDLLAVIRNDAVPLVDAFDFTDESLNSALGSYDGHVYQRLYEWAQKSPTNQQVSQAYARYLKPLFQSALSKL, encoded by the exons ATGGCCCAGTGGAACAGGAGTGGCTATTTCAGGAGCCCTGGTAGCAGAGATGTGAATCCCGATCTTGAAGCTGAAAGGCAGACTGCCTCCTTCAGCGTGGAGAGGCTCACTGCCATATTGGATGGAGGTGCTGACAACACCAGGACACGGAGGGCAGTGG AGGCAGTTATCTACAGCGACCCTGGCTTTAGCAGAGAAAACCAATACTTCCAGAGCCAGAATGAGAGGTATGAAACAGCAGTCAGAAAAGCTGTGTACCTCAAGGAGAAGATGCATCAAATGGGATGGACTGAAGACGGGCCTGAAGTTAAGTACTGCTACAG GGCACTTGGCGGAGACCTAGCATTTAACATCCACCGAGTCTTTAAGAGCAGTATCTTGGCCCTGGGAACAGATGAACAGATTGCCAAGTGGATCCCACTTGCTGACAAATATCACATTATAGGAACCTATGCTCAGACTGAATTGGGACATG GGACATTTCTTCGGGGTTTGGAGACAACAGCGATTTTTGACATTTCCACTCAGGAATTTACACTGAATACACCAAAGATCTCTGCAATGAAGTGGTGGCCTGGAGACT TGGGCAGATCAGCAACCCACGCTGTGGTTTTTGCCCAGTTGTATATTAAAGGAAAGTGCTACGGTTTGCATGCCTTCATCCTGCAGATCCGCAGCCTTCGTGACCATTCACCTGCACCAG GGGTTATTGTGGGAGACATCGGTCCCAAAATGAATTTTGAACACATTGACAATGGTTATCTTATGCTGCAGAACATTAATATTCCTAGAGAAAACATGCTAAGCAGATTCTCTCAG GTTCTACCAGATGGCACCTACATGAAACAAGGGTCCGATAAGATTAATTACTTGACCATGATCATAACACGTGTTCAGATTCTTTGGACTGAAGTTATACCCATGCTGTTGAAGGCCTGCACCATCGCCATCAGATATTCGGTGGTTCGCCGGCAGTCCAAGTTGAACCCGGG TGACCCAGAGGCAAAAATTCTAGACTACCAGActcagcaacagaagttagtACCTCTGCTAGCAACAGCCTATGCCTTTCATTTCATGAACGGCTACGTGAACGAGTTCTACAACAAAGGATACACAGAGATCAAACAGGAGAATTTTGATTCACTACCTGAG CTTCATGCGCTTACTTCAGGCCTTAAAGCCATAATTACAGAGTACTGCACGGCCGGAGCGGAGGTCTGTCTCAGGGCCTGTGGAGGACATGGTTACTCTGCACTGAGTGGACTCCCTTTTTTGTATACTAAACTAGCAGCTTCTTGTACTTACGAAGGGGAAAACACAGTTCTGTTCCTGCAGACTGCCAG GTTTCTGGTAAAGTGCCTTGCAGCAGTTCACTCCGGCCAGCCCATCCCTCCATCGGCTGCCTATTTGTATTCAGTGGACTCTGGAAAGTGTCAGGCATGGACCAAGATGGACTTTCTCAGACCAGACATTTACGGAGAGGCCTATCGGCACAGAGCAACCAG ACTCCTCGGAAATGCCGCAACCAAACTACAGGCTTTGGTTCAGTCAGGAGCCGAGCAGCACGAGGCATGGAACCAGTGCACAGTACAGCTTGTACAGGCTGCGAAG GCTCACTGCCACTACATCGTTGTGAAAAACTTCATAGACACAGTGGAGAAACTTAGAAATGAGGCTGAAATCCAGAAGATTGTGAAACATCTTTGTGACCTTTTTGCATTACATGGTATCTTCTCAAACACGGGAGATTTCCTGCATGCTGGGTACATATCTGGGGACCAAATGGACATGGTGACTGCATCCTACTTGGATCTACTCGCTGTCATTCG GAACGATGCAGTGCCACTAGTGGATGCTTTCGACTTCACCGATGAAAGTTTAAATTCTGCGCTTGGCAGTTACGACGGACACGTCTACCAACGGCTTTATGAGTGGGCTCAAAAGTCACCAACCAACCAACAG GTGAGCCAGGCCTATGCAAGGTACCTGAAACCACTTTTTCAGAGTGCTCTGTCAAAACTATAA